A DNA window from Bradyrhizobium barranii subsp. barranii contains the following coding sequences:
- a CDS encoding metal ABC transporter solute-binding protein, Zn/Mn family has product MRRLLLCVLLLIASPLHAAERLNVVASFSILGDFVRNVGGDRVDVTTLVGPDSDVHVYTPAPSDAKRIADAKLVIVNGLGLEGWLPRLVQSAGSKAQVVTVSAGIAPLKLGSAADPHAWQSVPNARIYVSDIANALAAADPDDAEFFRARANAYLDKLEALDREVREAVAKIPPERRKVISTHDAFGYFAAEYGVQFVAPLGVSTETEPSARDIAAIIGQIKTQKIPAVFLENISDDRLIRRIAAETGSKVGGTLISDGLTGEKGLAPTYIDMVRHNIKALTSALDH; this is encoded by the coding sequence ATGCGGCGTCTCCTGCTTTGTGTGCTCCTGCTGATCGCCTCGCCGCTGCATGCGGCCGAGCGGCTCAATGTCGTCGCGAGCTTCTCGATCCTCGGCGATTTCGTCCGGAACGTTGGCGGCGATCGGGTCGACGTCACGACGCTGGTCGGCCCCGACAGCGACGTCCACGTCTACACGCCCGCGCCAAGCGATGCGAAGCGGATTGCGGATGCAAAGCTCGTCATCGTCAACGGGCTCGGCCTCGAAGGCTGGCTGCCCCGTCTGGTGCAGTCGGCAGGAAGCAAGGCGCAGGTGGTCACCGTGAGTGCCGGCATCGCACCGCTGAAGCTCGGCTCGGCCGCGGATCCACATGCCTGGCAGTCCGTCCCCAACGCCAGGATCTACGTGAGCGACATCGCCAATGCGCTGGCCGCGGCCGACCCTGACGACGCCGAGTTCTTCCGCGCCCGGGCCAACGCCTATCTGGACAAGCTCGAAGCGCTCGACCGCGAGGTGCGGGAGGCCGTGGCGAAAATTCCGCCGGAGCGGCGCAAGGTGATCTCCACCCACGACGCCTTCGGCTATTTCGCCGCCGAATACGGTGTCCAGTTCGTGGCCCCCTTGGGGGTCTCCACGGAGACCGAGCCCAGCGCGCGGGACATCGCCGCCATCATCGGCCAGATCAAGACCCAAAAGATCCCGGCTGTGTTCCTGGAAAACATCAGTGATGACCGGCTGATCCGGCGGATTGCGGCCGAGACCGGGTCCAAGGTCGGCGGGACCCTGATTTCGGACGGTTTGACCGGCGAAAAGGGGCTTGCACCCACTTACATTGATATGGTCAGGCACAATATAAAGGCCCTGACCAGCGCGCTTGACCACTAG
- a CDS encoding CobW family GTP-binding protein has protein sequence MSEASQKIPVTVLTGYLGAGKTTLLNRILSENHGKKYAVIVNEFGEIGIDNDLIIGADEEVFEMNNGCICCTVRGDLVRIMDGLMKRKGKFDAIIVETTGLADPAPVAQTFFVDEDVQKNARLDAVVTVADAKWLSDRLKDAPEAKNQIAFADVIVLNKTDLVTKPELAEVEARIRAINPYAKLHRTERCSVALADVLDRGAFDLDRILDIEPDFLEADDHDHDHDHHHHGHDHHHHDHGHGLKHYHDEDMQSLSLKTDKPLDPNVFMPWLQNLVQVEGGKILRSKGILAFHDDDDRYVFQGVHMMLEGNHQRKWKDGEPRESRLVFIGRELPEKAIREGFESCIVS, from the coding sequence ATGTCTGAAGCGTCCCAAAAAATTCCCGTGACCGTGCTGACCGGCTATCTCGGCGCCGGCAAGACCACGCTGCTGAACCGCATCCTGTCGGAAAACCACGGCAAGAAATACGCCGTCATCGTCAACGAATTCGGCGAGATCGGCATCGACAACGACCTCATCATCGGCGCCGATGAGGAAGTGTTCGAGATGAACAACGGCTGCATCTGCTGCACCGTGCGCGGCGACCTCGTGCGCATCATGGACGGCCTGATGAAGCGCAAGGGCAAGTTCGACGCCATCATCGTCGAGACCACCGGCCTTGCCGATCCCGCGCCTGTCGCCCAGACCTTCTTCGTCGACGAGGACGTGCAGAAGAACGCGCGGCTCGACGCCGTCGTCACGGTCGCCGACGCCAAATGGCTGTCCGACCGGCTCAAGGATGCACCCGAGGCCAAGAACCAGATCGCGTTCGCCGACGTCATCGTGCTGAACAAGACCGATCTCGTCACCAAGCCGGAGCTTGCCGAGGTCGAGGCCCGCATCCGCGCCATCAACCCCTATGCCAAGCTACATCGCACCGAGCGCTGCTCGGTCGCCCTGGCGGACGTGCTGGATCGCGGCGCCTTCGACCTCGACCGCATCCTCGACATCGAGCCGGATTTCCTGGAGGCCGATGATCATGACCACGACCATGATCATCACCATCATGGCCACGACCATCACCACCATGATCACGGCCACGGCCTGAAGCACTATCACGACGAGGACATGCAGTCGCTGTCGCTCAAGACCGACAAGCCGCTCGATCCGAACGTGTTCATGCCCTGGCTCCAGAACCTGGTGCAGGTGGAGGGCGGCAAGATCCTGCGCTCCAAGGGCATCCTCGCCTTCCACGACGATGATGACCGCTATGTCTTCCAGGGCGTCCACATGATGCTGGAGGGCAACCACCAGCGGAAGTGGAAGGACGGCGAGCCGCGCGAGAGCCGCCTCGTCTTCATCGGTCGCGAATTGCCGGAAAAGGCCATTCGCGAGGGCTTTGAGAGCTGCATCGTCTCGTGA
- a CDS encoding WD40 repeat domain-containing protein yields the protein MKEFTPAPDSASIVSVTDRVKPVTLGMGVTSVYFLGPRAAFVGGEENVAFVDAKGEITTVAVHSSGILSTASDGKRLVMGGDDGKVVSLDAKGEVALLATDPKRRWIDAVALHPDGAYAWSAGKTATVKSGKAEEKSLEVPSTVGGLAFAPKGLRLAIAHYNGATLWFPNMEGSAEFLPWAGSHLGVTFSPDNKFLVTTMHEAALHGWRLADNRHMRMTGYPGRVRSMSWSAGGKGLATSGADTVIIWPFGSKDGPMGKEPAMLAPLQARVSVVACHPKNDILAAGYSDGTVLMVRLEDGAEILVRRNGTPPVAAIAWNAKGTLLAFADENGDGGLLEL from the coding sequence ATGAAAGAGTTTACGCCGGCCCCCGATTCCGCCTCGATCGTCTCCGTCACCGATCGCGTCAAGCCTGTTACGCTCGGGATGGGCGTGACCTCGGTGTATTTCCTTGGGCCCCGCGCCGCCTTCGTCGGCGGCGAGGAGAATGTCGCGTTCGTCGACGCCAAGGGCGAGATCACGACGGTCGCCGTGCATAGTAGCGGCATTCTGTCGACCGCCTCCGATGGCAAGCGCCTCGTCATGGGCGGCGACGACGGCAAGGTCGTGTCGCTCGACGCCAAGGGTGAGGTGGCGCTGCTCGCGACCGACCCCAAGCGGCGCTGGATCGACGCGGTGGCGCTGCATCCCGACGGTGCCTATGCCTGGTCGGCCGGCAAGACGGCCACCGTCAAGAGCGGCAAGGCCGAGGAGAAGTCGCTCGAGGTGCCCTCGACCGTCGGCGGTCTCGCCTTCGCGCCAAAGGGCCTGCGGCTCGCGATCGCGCATTACAACGGCGCGACGCTGTGGTTTCCGAACATGGAAGGATCGGCCGAATTCCTGCCATGGGCCGGCTCCCATCTCGGCGTCACCTTCAGCCCGGACAACAAGTTCCTGGTGACCACGATGCACGAGGCGGCGCTGCACGGCTGGCGGCTTGCCGACAACAGGCACATGCGCATGACCGGCTATCCCGGCCGCGTCCGTTCGATGTCCTGGAGCGCGGGCGGCAAAGGGTTGGCGACTTCGGGTGCCGACACAGTCATCATCTGGCCGTTCGGCAGCAAGGACGGCCCGATGGGCAAGGAGCCCGCGATGCTCGCGCCGCTGCAGGCGCGCGTGTCGGTGGTCGCCTGCCATCCCAAGAACGACATCCTCGCCGCCGGTTACAGCGATGGCACCGTGCTGATGGTGCGGCTCGAGGACGGCGCCGAGATCCTCGTTCGCCGCAATGGCACGCCTCCGGTCGCCGCGATTGCCTGGAACGCCAAGGGCACGCTGCTGGCCTTCGCCGACGAAAATGGGGACGGCGGTCTACTGGAGCTATGA
- a CDS encoding FG-GAP-like repeat-containing protein, giving the protein MPVIPDLPTITSITATDPTQTDAGTVHYTVTFSKPVLGVTIDQFSLATSGSIGGAGITDVTPVAGSNLSSYTVTVNTGFGSGSVALQFTGSNVHDTNGYYVGPYRSESKLTVNSPTSFAIGDVNGDGKLDVVMGTNFFINPSYVSVALNDGTGHFSSASNTSSPGLLPLLALADLNGDGKLDIAQVTLDGTVTVRLGNGNGTFGANTSYSAGSGVYQTPKVIDVTGDGVLDIVVGSTVLPGNGNGTFGTAITTNLGVGSIAYGDFNRDGKLDLVTRNSTNLAIALSFGNGDGTFQAPSSPVGTATSVLTGDFNGDGKLDMAAVSSATISILLGNGDGTFTSSGTTLQAAGTIGSGAVADINGDGVADLVVVGTNNTLSTFFGHGDGTFGQVRISPLDKTAGQIGAGDLNGDGKADVLIGYQFGTNPFTQSSGTDILLTGSSSETGPAYTIVRTSPALTITDGDVTLGADGNNYINAAHFHGGATTLAGTGNAGDTISVTDAMTHAVVGTAKVGQNGTWSLGVSGLQDGTTYSYVAAATDSHGNSSVGPAFTFTVDATASLGITGINLSADSSVSNPKVTLQGTTDVPAQVTVSIGGTDVIVSSATGSWQFNSQVVPYGMTTIVARFSDAAGNVGASPTYTLIRGNYTLVSSTQLANAVVVDSFFTVDSNAAETGAIVLSGAGEIVRGTSTGATIYNGGSQGLEYGTATGTLVQAGATQLVSFQGTAKDTVLYGTQTVGNTAIHTTIKSGGLQNIYVNGSTYGTVIEALGTQSTAGADHDATVFGTQYVTGSSANATIGSGGNQYDYGTATGALVQSGGSQHVYQGGSASGTTVAAGGYQDVYQGTATNTVLAGNQQVLAGGQAARTVINAGGRQYVGSGGATTNTTIATGGFQYVDAGATDSGATIAGGRQYIVGSSTSATVGAGGVQYDYGTSTAALVESGGIQHVYQGGSADGTTVAAGGYQDVFQGTVTNTVLDGEQQVLTDGHAAGTVINAGGRQYVGSGGATTATTIETGGFQYVDSGATDGSAAISGGYQFVTGTATGATVSGGGEQDVGATGMAANTHLDGGSEHVYAGGLLQNVDFGGSNGATLVLDAPTGLSGAIANFGADDTIDFRNTVVSSVDVDSANNLTVTTDGGQSYSWALLAQYAASSFLLAADGNGGTMLSYVPPQQTLLAAAH; this is encoded by the coding sequence ATGCCCGTCATCCCCGATCTTCCGACCATCACCAGCATCACAGCGACCGATCCGACCCAGACCGACGCCGGAACGGTGCACTACACCGTCACGTTCTCGAAGCCTGTTCTTGGCGTCACGATTGATCAGTTCAGCCTTGCAACGAGTGGCAGCATCGGCGGCGCGGGCATCACCGACGTGACACCGGTCGCCGGCAGCAACCTTTCGAGCTATACGGTCACGGTGAATACCGGATTCGGCTCCGGCTCGGTGGCGCTCCAGTTCACGGGAAGCAACGTCCACGATACCAATGGTTACTATGTCGGACCGTACCGATCCGAATCGAAGCTGACCGTAAACAGCCCGACGTCCTTCGCGATCGGCGACGTCAACGGAGACGGGAAGCTGGACGTCGTGATGGGGACAAACTTTTTCATCAACCCGAGCTACGTCAGCGTGGCGCTGAACGACGGCACCGGTCACTTCTCCTCAGCCTCGAACACCTCGAGCCCAGGCCTATTGCCCTTGCTGGCGCTTGCCGATCTGAATGGCGACGGCAAGCTGGACATCGCACAGGTCACCCTCGACGGTACCGTGACTGTTCGTCTCGGCAACGGTAACGGCACGTTCGGGGCCAACACGAGCTATTCCGCCGGCAGCGGCGTCTATCAAACACCTAAAGTGATCGACGTGACCGGCGATGGCGTGCTCGACATCGTCGTCGGCAGCACGGTCCTGCCAGGAAATGGCAACGGTACGTTTGGGACTGCCATCACCACGAATCTCGGCGTCGGCTCCATCGCCTATGGCGACTTCAATAGAGACGGCAAGCTCGACCTCGTGACGAGGAATTCGACCAATCTGGCAATAGCGCTGAGCTTCGGCAATGGTGACGGCACGTTCCAGGCTCCGTCGTCCCCGGTCGGGACGGCGACATCTGTCCTCACCGGCGATTTCAACGGTGACGGCAAGCTCGACATGGCGGCCGTCAGCAGCGCCACAATCTCGATCCTGCTCGGCAACGGCGACGGCACTTTCACCTCGTCCGGGACGACTCTTCAGGCGGCGGGTACGATCGGATCCGGCGCGGTCGCCGACATCAACGGCGATGGCGTGGCTGATCTCGTGGTCGTCGGAACCAACAACACGCTCTCGACCTTCTTCGGTCACGGCGACGGCACGTTCGGGCAAGTGAGGATCTCGCCGCTCGACAAGACCGCCGGGCAGATCGGCGCTGGTGACCTGAACGGCGACGGCAAGGCCGACGTTCTGATCGGATATCAATTCGGCACCAATCCTTTCACTCAAAGTTCGGGCACCGATATCCTGCTGACCGGTTCATCCAGCGAGACGGGACCGGCGTACACGATCGTACGGACGTCGCCGGCTCTGACCATCACCGACGGGGACGTCACCCTCGGCGCCGACGGCAACAATTACATCAACGCGGCGCATTTCCATGGTGGGGCGACGACGTTGGCCGGCACCGGCAATGCCGGCGACACCATCTCGGTCACCGACGCCATGACTCACGCAGTCGTCGGCACGGCCAAGGTCGGCCAGAACGGCACGTGGAGCCTCGGCGTGTCCGGCCTGCAGGACGGCACCACTTACAGCTATGTCGCGGCTGCGACCGACTCCCACGGCAACAGCAGCGTCGGCCCGGCGTTCACCTTCACGGTCGATGCGACCGCATCGCTCGGGATCACGGGCATCAATTTGTCGGCCGACTCGTCGGTGTCAAACCCGAAGGTCACCCTGCAGGGGACGACCGACGTGCCGGCGCAGGTGACCGTCTCGATCGGAGGGACCGACGTGATCGTCTCCAGCGCGACCGGATCGTGGCAGTTCAATAGCCAGGTCGTGCCATACGGAATGACGACGATCGTGGCTAGATTCTCGGATGCCGCAGGCAATGTCGGCGCCTCGCCGACCTATACGCTCATCAGGGGCAACTATACGCTTGTCTCCAGCACGCAGCTCGCCAACGCGGTGGTTGTCGACAGTTTCTTCACCGTGGATTCCAACGCCGCGGAGACCGGCGCGATCGTTCTCTCTGGCGCGGGCGAAATCGTCCGCGGGACCTCGACCGGGGCAACGATATACAATGGTGGGAGCCAAGGGCTCGAATACGGCACGGCGACCGGGACCCTGGTGCAGGCTGGCGCCACTCAGCTCGTGAGCTTCCAGGGGACCGCCAAGGACACGGTGCTTTATGGCACGCAAACGGTCGGCAACACGGCGATCCACACCACGATCAAGTCGGGCGGACTCCAGAACATCTACGTCAACGGCAGCACCTACGGCACCGTCATCGAGGCTCTTGGCACCCAAAGCACGGCCGGCGCCGACCACGATGCGACTGTCTTCGGTACGCAATATGTGACGGGCAGCAGCGCGAATGCCACGATCGGCTCGGGTGGCAATCAATACGATTACGGCACGGCAACCGGTGCGCTGGTCCAGAGCGGCGGCTCCCAACACGTCTATCAGGGCGGCAGTGCCAGCGGCACCACCGTTGCTGCGGGCGGCTATCAGGACGTCTACCAGGGGACGGCCACCAACACCGTGCTCGCCGGCAATCAGCAGGTGCTTGCCGGTGGCCAGGCTGCCCGCACCGTCATCAATGCCGGCGGGCGGCAATATGTCGGCTCCGGTGGCGCGACCACCAATACGACCATCGCGACCGGCGGCTTCCAGTATGTCGACGCCGGCGCCACCGACAGCGGTGCGACCATCGCTGGTGGCCGGCAGTACATCGTCGGCTCGTCGACGAGCGCGACCGTTGGCGCAGGCGGCGTTCAGTACGACTACGGGACGTCTACCGCGGCTCTCGTCGAGAGCGGCGGCATTCAGCATGTCTATCAGGGCGGCAGTGCCGATGGCACGACCGTTGCAGCGGGCGGCTATCAGGACGTTTTCCAGGGGACAGTCACCAACACCGTGCTCGACGGTGAGCAGCAGGTGCTCACAGACGGCCATGCCGCCGGCACCGTCATCAATGCCGGCGGGCGGCAATATGTCGGTTCGGGCGGTGCAACCACCGCCACGACCATCGAAACCGGGGGCTTCCAATATGTGGACTCCGGTGCCACCGACGGCAGTGCCGCGATCAGCGGCGGCTACCAGTTCGTGACGGGCACGGCGACCGGCGCGACCGTCAGCGGCGGCGGCGAGCAGGATGTCGGCGCAACCGGCATGGCTGCGAATACGCATCTCGACGGCGGCAGCGAGCATGTCTACGCCGGCGGCCTGCTCCAGAACGTCGATTTCGGTGGCTCGAACGGCGCAACACTGGTGCTCGACGCGCCGACGGGCCTGTCTGGCGCGATCGCCAATTTCGGCGCTGACGACACCATCGACTTCCGCAACACGGTGGTCAGTAGTGTCGATGTCGACAGCGCGAACAATCTGACGGTCACGACCGACGGCGGCCAGAGCTACTCCTGGGCGCTGCTGGCGCAGTACGCAGCTTCGTCCTTCCTGCTCGCGGCCGACGGCAACGGCGGAACGATGCTGAGCTATGTGCCGCCACAGCAGACCTTGCTCGCGGCCGCTCACTAA